One genomic window of Solanum dulcamara chromosome 12, daSolDulc1.2, whole genome shotgun sequence includes the following:
- the LOC129876646 gene encoding ABSCISIC ACID-INSENSITIVE 5-like protein 7 isoform X2: MGSYLNFKNFNDTPQTESNAEKSMESGNFPLARQSSMYSLTFEELQSTRGLGKDLGSMNLEDLLKNISTAEDSQALVSSAGVGEGSMAAGNFQRQGSLTLPRTLSQRTVDEVWRDFQNETTVSSNLGQKQSNLGEITLEEFLFRAGVVREDKQPTGTSNNVGFNGGLGQLSTSNNALNIAFQQPTRSPGLLSNQFAESNILNVVSAKSSQKQHQQRQPLIPKQTNVAFASPMQLGNNCQLASPGARAPVVSTFSRSVNTTIVKGGAMQDGVTGMAGLRSGVTLTPAKGGPPGNQLSSDMISMDNMDRSSLSPSPYAVNEGGRGRRSCSSLEKVVERRRKRMIKNRESAARSRARKQAYTLELEAEVAKLKEINKELQEKQAEFIHMRKNQLLEKMNMSWGSKLRCLRRTLTGPW; encoded by the exons ATGGGATCTTACTTgaacttcaagaactttaatGATACGCCACAGACAGAGAGCAATGCCGAGAAGTCCATGGAAAGTGGTAATTTTCCTTTAGCTAGACAATCTTCCATGTACTCCTTGACATTTGAGGAGCTCCAGAGTACCCGTGGTCTTGGAAAAGATCTTGGATCAATGAATTTAGAGGACCTCTTGAAGAATATTTCGACAGCTGAAGACTCTCAAGCCTTAGTATCTTCTGCTGGTGTTGGAGAGGGGAGTATGGCTGCGGGAAATTTTCAAAGACAAGGTTCTTTAACACTGCCACGGACACTTAGTCAGAGGACTGTGGATGAAGTATGGAGAGATTTCCAGAATGAGACAACAGTTAGTTCCAATCTTGGACAGAAACAATCTAATTTGGGTGAAATAACGTTGGAGGAGTTTTTGTTCAGAGCAGGAGTGGTGAGAGAAGATAAGCAACCAACTGGAACCTCAAACAACGTTGGATTCAACGGTGGTTTAGGACAACTGAGTACCAGCAACAATGCACTGAACATCGCTTTTCAGCAACCAACTCGAAGCCCCGGACTTTTGAGTAATCAATTTGCTGAGAGTAACATATTGAATGTGGTTAGTGCCAAATCTTCCCAAAAACAGCATCAGCAGCGACAACCTCTTATTCCCAAGCAAACGAATGTTGCCTTTGCATCTCCTATGCAATTAGGGAACAATTGCCAATTGGCTAGCCCAGGGGCAAGGGCTCCTGTTGTCAGCACGTTCAGTCGTTCTGTAAATACTACTATTGTTAAAGGCGGTGCTATGCAGGATGGAGTTACAGGCATGGCAGGATTGCGTAGTGGAGTTACGCTAACACCAGCAAAAGGAGGACCCCCTGGAAATCAACTGTCATCCGACATGATTTCTATGGACAATATGGATAGGTCATCTCTTTCCCCTTCACCTTATGCAGTTAATGAAGGTGGGAGAGGGAGGAGATCATGCAGCTCTTTGGAAAAAGTTGTGGAAAGAAGGCGTAAGAGGATGATTAAGAACAGAGAGTCCGCAGCAAGATCAAGGGCTCGGAAGCAG GCCTATACTTTAGAGTTGGAAGCTGAAGTGGCGAAGCTTAAAGAAATTAACAAAGAGTTGCAGGAAAAGCAG GCTGAATTTATCCACATGCGGAAAAATCAG CTATTGGAAAAAATGAATATGTCATGGGGAAGTAAGTTGAGATGCTTGAGAAGGACACTGACAGGACCTTGGTAG
- the LOC129876646 gene encoding ABSCISIC ACID-INSENSITIVE 5-like protein 5 isoform X1, whose amino-acid sequence MGSYLNFKNFNDTPQTESNAEKSMESGNFPLARQSSMYSLTFEELQSTRGLGKDLGSMNLEDLLKNISTAEDSQALVSSAGVGEGSMAAGNFQRQGSLTLPRTLSQRTVDEVWRDFQNETTVSSNLGQKQSNLGEITLEEFLFRAGVVREDKQPTGTSNNVGFNGGLGQLSTSNNALNIAFQQPTRSPGLLSNQFAESNILNVVSAKSSQKQHQQRQPLIPKQTNVAFASPMQLGNNCQLASPGARAPVVSTFSRSVNTTIVKGGAMQDGVTGMAGLRSGVTLTPAKGGPPGNQLSSDMISMDNMDRSSLSPSPYAVNEGGRGRRSCSSLEKVVERRRKRMIKNRESAARSRARKQAYTLELEAEVAKLKEINKELQEKQAEFIHMRKNQQEGIPDSSSPRRENHKKKTNDKSNHQWNSIDDLSWNNKMITLQHISM is encoded by the exons ATGGGATCTTACTTgaacttcaagaactttaatGATACGCCACAGACAGAGAGCAATGCCGAGAAGTCCATGGAAAGTGGTAATTTTCCTTTAGCTAGACAATCTTCCATGTACTCCTTGACATTTGAGGAGCTCCAGAGTACCCGTGGTCTTGGAAAAGATCTTGGATCAATGAATTTAGAGGACCTCTTGAAGAATATTTCGACAGCTGAAGACTCTCAAGCCTTAGTATCTTCTGCTGGTGTTGGAGAGGGGAGTATGGCTGCGGGAAATTTTCAAAGACAAGGTTCTTTAACACTGCCACGGACACTTAGTCAGAGGACTGTGGATGAAGTATGGAGAGATTTCCAGAATGAGACAACAGTTAGTTCCAATCTTGGACAGAAACAATCTAATTTGGGTGAAATAACGTTGGAGGAGTTTTTGTTCAGAGCAGGAGTGGTGAGAGAAGATAAGCAACCAACTGGAACCTCAAACAACGTTGGATTCAACGGTGGTTTAGGACAACTGAGTACCAGCAACAATGCACTGAACATCGCTTTTCAGCAACCAACTCGAAGCCCCGGACTTTTGAGTAATCAATTTGCTGAGAGTAACATATTGAATGTGGTTAGTGCCAAATCTTCCCAAAAACAGCATCAGCAGCGACAACCTCTTATTCCCAAGCAAACGAATGTTGCCTTTGCATCTCCTATGCAATTAGGGAACAATTGCCAATTGGCTAGCCCAGGGGCAAGGGCTCCTGTTGTCAGCACGTTCAGTCGTTCTGTAAATACTACTATTGTTAAAGGCGGTGCTATGCAGGATGGAGTTACAGGCATGGCAGGATTGCGTAGTGGAGTTACGCTAACACCAGCAAAAGGAGGACCCCCTGGAAATCAACTGTCATCCGACATGATTTCTATGGACAATATGGATAGGTCATCTCTTTCCCCTTCACCTTATGCAGTTAATGAAGGTGGGAGAGGGAGGAGATCATGCAGCTCTTTGGAAAAAGTTGTGGAAAGAAGGCGTAAGAGGATGATTAAGAACAGAGAGTCCGCAGCAAGATCAAGGGCTCGGAAGCAG GCCTATACTTTAGAGTTGGAAGCTGAAGTGGCGAAGCTTAAAGAAATTAACAAAGAGTTGCAGGAAAAGCAG GCTGAATTTATCCACATGCGGAAAAATCAG CAAGAAGGGATACCCGATTCCTCTTCTCCTAGAAGGGAAAATCACAAAAAGAAGACTAATGACAAATCCAATCACCAATGGAACAGTATTGATGACCTTTCTTGGAACAACAAAATGATAACACTGCAGCACATCAGTATGTGA